In the Brevundimonas sp. LM2 genome, CGTCCGCACCGAAACCGACACCTTCGGCCCCATCGAGGTCGCGGCCGATCGCTATTGGGGAGCCCAGGCGCAGCGCAGCCTTGGCAACTTCAAGATCGGCTGGGAGAGACAGCCCCTGCCGATCGTGCGCGCCCTGGGCATCGTCAAGCGCGCGGCCGCCGAGACCAATATGGCGCTGGGTCGGCTGGACCCCGCCATCGGCAACACCATCGTCGCGGCGGCCAATGAGGTCATCGAGGGCAAGCTGAACGACCATTTCCCCCTGGTGGTCTGGCAGACCGGCTCGGGCACCCAGTCGAACATGAACGCCAATGAGGTCATCTCGAACCGCGCCATCGAGATGCTGGGCGGGGCCATGGGGTCCAAGACGCCGGTCCATCCCAACGACCACGTCAACATGAGCCAGTCGTCCAACGACACCTATCCCACGGCGATGCACGTCGCCTGCGCCGAGGAGGTGGTCCACCGCCTGCTGCCGGCCCTGCAGCAACTGCGCAACGCCCTGAACGACAAGGCCGAGGCCTGGAAGGGCATCATCAAGATCGGTCGCACCCACACCCAGGACGCCACCCCCCTGACGCTCGGCCAGGAATTCTCGGGCTATGTTCAGCAAGTCACCAAGGGCATCGAACGGATTCAGTCGACCCTGCCCGACCTGATGCAATTGGCCCAGGGCGGCACCGCCGTCGGCACCGGCCTGAACGCGCCCGTGGGCTTCGCCGAGGGCGTGGCCGACCGGATCGCCGCCATCACCGGCCTGAGCTTCACGACCGCCCCCAACAAGTTCGAGGCCCTGGCCGCCCACGACGCCATGGTCATGAGCCACGGGGCCATCAACACCGTCGCCGCCTCTCTGTTCAAGATCGCCAACGACATCCGCTTCCTGG is a window encoding:
- the fumC gene encoding class II fumarate hydratase, with product MTDVRTETDTFGPIEVAADRYWGAQAQRSLGNFKIGWERQPLPIVRALGIVKRAAAETNMALGRLDPAIGNTIVAAANEVIEGKLNDHFPLVVWQTGSGTQSNMNANEVISNRAIEMLGGAMGSKTPVHPNDHVNMSQSSNDTYPTAMHVACAEEVVHRLLPALQQLRNALNDKAEAWKGIIKIGRTHTQDATPLTLGQEFSGYVQQVTKGIERIQSTLPDLMQLAQGGTAVGTGLNAPVGFAEGVADRIAAITGLSFTTAPNKFEALAAHDAMVMSHGAINTVAASLFKIANDIRFLGSGPRSGLGELALPENEPGSSIMPGKVNPTQCEALTQVCVQVFGNNAAITFAGSQGHFELNVFNPVMAYNFLQSVRLVADAAVSFTENCVVGIEPRIDNIERGLNNSLMLVTALNGKLGYDACAKIAKTAHKNGTTLREEAVGGGYLTDAEFDEAVRPEKMISPG